Proteins encoded within one genomic window of Felis catus isolate Fca126 chromosome C1, F.catus_Fca126_mat1.0, whole genome shotgun sequence:
- the FAM43B gene encoding protein FAM43B: protein MLPWRRNKFVLVEDEAKCKAKSLSPGLAYTSLLSSFLRSCPDLLPDWPLERLGRVFRSRRQKVELNKEDPTYTVWYLGNAVTLHAKGDGCTDDAVGKIWARCGPGGGTKMKLTLGPHGIRMQPCERSAAGGSGGSGGRRPAHAYLLPRITYCTADGRHPRVFAWVYRHQARHKAVVLRCHAVLLARAHKARALARLLRQTALAAFSDFKRLQRQSDARHVRQQHLRAGGAAASVPRAPLRRLLNAKCAYRPPPGERGRGAPRLSSIQEEDEEEEDGDAEERERPEVLSLARELRTCSLRGAPAPPPPAQPRRWKAGPRERAGQAR from the coding sequence atGCTGCCCTGGAGACGCAACAAATTCGTGCTAGTGGAGGACGAGGCCAAGTGCAAGGCGAAGAGCCTGAGTCCGGGACTCGCCTACACGTCGCTGCTCTCCAGCTTCCTGCGCTCCTGCCCGGACCTGCTACCCGACTGGCCGCTGGAGCGCCTGGGCCGCGTGTTCCGCAGCCGGCGCCAGAAAGTGGAGCTCAACAAGGAGGACCCGACCTACACCGTGTGGTACCTGGGCAACGCCGTCACCCTGCACGCCAAGGGCGACGGCTGCACCGACGACGCCGTGGGCAAAATCTGGGCGCGCTGCGGGCCGGGCGGGGGCACCAAGATGAAGCTGACGCTGGGGCCGCACGGCATCCGCATGCAGCCGTGCGAGCGCAGCGCCGCGGGGGGCTCGGGGGGCTCCGGGGGCCGCCGGCCGGCGCACGCCTACCTGCTGCCGCGCATCACCTACTGCACCGCGGACGGGCGCCACCCGCGCGTCTTCGCCTGGGTCTACCGCCACCAGGCGCGCCACAAGGCCGTGGTGCTGCGCTGCCACGCCGTGCTGCTGGCGCGGGCGCACAAGGCGCGCGCCCTGGCCCGCCTGCTCCGCCAGACCGCGCTGGCGGCCTTCAGCGACTTCAAGCGGCTGCAGCGCCAGAGCGACGCGCGCCACGTGCGCCAGCAGCACCTCCGTGCAGGGGGCGCCGCCGCCTCGGTGCCCCGCGCCCCGCTGCGCCGGCTGCTCAACGCCAAGTGCGCCTACAGGCCGCCGCCCGGCGAGCGCGGCCGTGGGGCCCCGCGCCTCAGCAGCATCCAGGaagaggacgaggaggaggaggacggagACGCGGAGGAGCGCGAGCGGCCCGAGGTGCTCAGCCTGGCCCGGGAGCTGAGGACGTGCAGCCTGCGGGGCGccccggcgccgccgccgccggcgcaGCCCCGCCGCTGGAAGGCGGGCCCCAGGGAGCGGGCGGGCCAGGCGCGCTGA